In Parasteatoda tepidariorum isolate YZ-2023 chromosome 2, CAS_Ptep_4.0, whole genome shotgun sequence, one DNA window encodes the following:
- the LOC107457288 gene encoding leukocyte elastase inhibitor-like isoform X1, whose protein sequence is MTPGQIGLLLTLYLAAAYGQCFRENDYAPSKHQLFMGMEDFFDASTQFSIRLLHALNTTENTFISPFSVWSSLILIYLGSKGATEKELEGVLSLQGFEKNVVAYSYQSLKLWFTSKIRTPSSALSSFTMVNHLFLQKDIKMRSCLLPFMEDDLAYVDFYQNPELARRAINYFIQRQTKNKIKEILPPSSIKHYTDFVVTSTMHFKGVWLQPFLPQSTQRGPFFTTNLDYKFVDMMVTRDTFLYADSEELQCSAIEMPYAGRSLTMVLMLPKNKAHGVQILSSSLTMSRLGNLTEDMFPREMVVVVPKFQFEDSFQLSSTLIKMGLRSLSSGALELSGFSKDRVLRVNSIYHKAKVSVDEQGTEAAAATATAFARSSRPTRIIEFIVDRPFVFYIRENHSGSILFVGIVRNPKYLQSRDH, encoded by the coding sequence ATTGGCCTATTACTGACGTTATATTTAGCAGCAGCTTATGGACAGTGCTTCAGAGAAAATGACTACGCTCCATCTAAACATCAGTTATTTATGGGCATGGAAGATTTCTTTGATGCATCAACGCAATTTAGTATCCGATTACTGCACGCACTAAATACTACCGAAAATACGTTCATCAGCCCATTCAGTGTATGGTCATCATTAATCTTAATATATCTCGGTTCCAAGGGTGCAACCGAAAAAGAACTCGAAGGTGTTCTGTCATTACAGGGATTTGAGAAGAATGTTGTTGCTTACAGCTACCAATCTTTAAAACTGTGGTTCACATCGAAAATAAGAACACCTTCCTCTGCTTTATCTTCATTCACAATGGTcaaccatttatttttacaaaaagatataaaaatgagaAGTTGCCTGCTTCCTTTCATGGAGGATGATTTGGCTTACGTAGACTTTTACCAAAATCCTGAACTAGCTAGGAGAGCCATTAACTACTTCATACAAAGacaaacaaagaataaaataaaagaaatactccCTCCAAGCAGCATTAAGCATTACACAGACTTTGTAGTGACAAGTACTATGCATTTCAAAGGAGTATGGCTTCAGCCGTTCCTGCCACAATCAACCCAAAGAGGACCCTTTTTTACCACCaatttagattataaatttGTGGATATGATGGTCACGCGGGACACCTTTCTTTATGCTGACAGTGAAGAATTGCAATGCAGTGCCATAGAAATGCCGTACGCAGGAAGGTCTTTAACGATGGTCCTTATGCTACCAAAGAATAAAGCCCACGGAGTTCAAATATTGTCAAGTTCGCTAACCATGAGCAGGCTGGGGAATCTTACAGAGGACATGTTTCCGAGAGAAATGGTGGTAGTTGTTCCCAAGTTTCAGTTTGAAGACAGCTTTCAATTGTCCTCCACATTGATTAAAATGGGGCTGAGGAGTCTCTCGTCTGGTGCGCTAGAACTAAGTGGTTTTAGCAAGGATAGAGTTCTAAGAGTGAATTCTATCTATCATAAAGCAAAAGTGTCTGTAGACGAACAGGGCACTGAAGCAGCAGCAGCGACTGCAACAGCATTCGCCAGAAGTTCTCGGCCCACAAGaataattgaattcatagtgGATAGGCCATTTGTGTTTTATATCCGTGAAAATCATTCTGGTAGCATTCTTTTTGTGGGCATTGTTCGGAATCCTAAATATTTACAGTCAAGAGATCACTAG
- the LOC107457288 gene encoding leukocyte elastase inhibitor-like isoform X2 produces the protein MGMEDFFDASTQFSIRLLHALNTTENTFISPFSVWSSLILIYLGSKGATEKELEGVLSLQGFEKNVVAYSYQSLKLWFTSKIRTPSSALSSFTMVNHLFLQKDIKMRSCLLPFMEDDLAYVDFYQNPELARRAINYFIQRQTKNKIKEILPPSSIKHYTDFVVTSTMHFKGVWLQPFLPQSTQRGPFFTTNLDYKFVDMMVTRDTFLYADSEELQCSAIEMPYAGRSLTMVLMLPKNKAHGVQILSSSLTMSRLGNLTEDMFPREMVVVVPKFQFEDSFQLSSTLIKMGLRSLSSGALELSGFSKDRVLRVNSIYHKAKVSVDEQGTEAAAATATAFARSSRPTRIIEFIVDRPFVFYIRENHSGSILFVGIVRNPKYLQSRDH, from the coding sequence ATGGGCATGGAAGATTTCTTTGATGCATCAACGCAATTTAGTATCCGATTACTGCACGCACTAAATACTACCGAAAATACGTTCATCAGCCCATTCAGTGTATGGTCATCATTAATCTTAATATATCTCGGTTCCAAGGGTGCAACCGAAAAAGAACTCGAAGGTGTTCTGTCATTACAGGGATTTGAGAAGAATGTTGTTGCTTACAGCTACCAATCTTTAAAACTGTGGTTCACATCGAAAATAAGAACACCTTCCTCTGCTTTATCTTCATTCACAATGGTcaaccatttatttttacaaaaagatataaaaatgagaAGTTGCCTGCTTCCTTTCATGGAGGATGATTTGGCTTACGTAGACTTTTACCAAAATCCTGAACTAGCTAGGAGAGCCATTAACTACTTCATACAAAGacaaacaaagaataaaataaaagaaatactccCTCCAAGCAGCATTAAGCATTACACAGACTTTGTAGTGACAAGTACTATGCATTTCAAAGGAGTATGGCTTCAGCCGTTCCTGCCACAATCAACCCAAAGAGGACCCTTTTTTACCACCaatttagattataaatttGTGGATATGATGGTCACGCGGGACACCTTTCTTTATGCTGACAGTGAAGAATTGCAATGCAGTGCCATAGAAATGCCGTACGCAGGAAGGTCTTTAACGATGGTCCTTATGCTACCAAAGAATAAAGCCCACGGAGTTCAAATATTGTCAAGTTCGCTAACCATGAGCAGGCTGGGGAATCTTACAGAGGACATGTTTCCGAGAGAAATGGTGGTAGTTGTTCCCAAGTTTCAGTTTGAAGACAGCTTTCAATTGTCCTCCACATTGATTAAAATGGGGCTGAGGAGTCTCTCGTCTGGTGCGCTAGAACTAAGTGGTTTTAGCAAGGATAGAGTTCTAAGAGTGAATTCTATCTATCATAAAGCAAAAGTGTCTGTAGACGAACAGGGCACTGAAGCAGCAGCAGCGACTGCAACAGCATTCGCCAGAAGTTCTCGGCCCACAAGaataattgaattcatagtgGATAGGCCATTTGTGTTTTATATCCGTGAAAATCATTCTGGTAGCATTCTTTTTGTGGGCATTGTTCGGAATCCTAAATATTTACAGTCAAGAGATCACTAG